One Tachypleus tridentatus isolate NWPU-2018 chromosome 3, ASM421037v1, whole genome shotgun sequence DNA window includes the following coding sequences:
- the LOC143247032 gene encoding carboxypeptidase A2-like isoform X3, protein MLRSFSCPDCLKGLRSQATMICRSVFLLLVLNLLYNGCGKPESDRKKHFSGYKVLRLFPSNSQQLEALHDLVENNDLELDFWMHTSTVNQSVDVMIPPKYNQEMEQFIADNYIPRTVFLDDVEKAIQDEGGSLVYDDLSREPKDFFAKYQRLKEIYDYMESLVSEHPNIASNISIGKSYEGRDLMVIKISGGTLKDKPIVWIDSGIHAREWISVTTAVYIATQLVEKYNSEKDVKVLVDSYEWYIMPCANPDGYEYSHTKYKLASIGVKALKSIHGTYFEIGPSTNLLYLASGGADDWAYGVAGVKYSYTVELRDTGKYGFFIPTKQIIPTGEETFVAVKAIAVALKSELYNN, encoded by the exons ATGCTCCGTAGTTTTTCTTGTCCAGATTGTTTGAAAGGTTTACGTAGTCAAGCAACGATGATCTGTCGTTCAGTGTTTTTACTACTGGTGCTAAACCTACTCTATAATGGGTGCGGCAAGCCAGAGTCCGacagaaaaaaacactttagCGG TTATAAAGTGCTGAGACTCTTCCCATCAAATAGCCAACAGCTTGAGGCTCTTCATGACCTTGTGGAAAATAATGACTTAGAG CTCGATTTCTGGATGCATACATCTACTGTGAACCAATCTGTTGACGTCATGATTCCCCCCAAATATAACCAGGAGATGGAGCAGTTTATAGCAGATAATTACATCCCCCGGACAGTATTTCTTGATGATGTCGAGAA AGCTATCCAGGATGAAGGAGGATCACTCGTGTACGATGATCTCAGCCGTGAACCAAAAGATTTCTTTGCGAAGTATCAACGCTTAAAAGAG aTTTATGACTATATGGAATCCCTCGTTTCTGAACACCCTAATATTGCTTCAAATATATCAATAGGGAAGTCCTACGAAGGTCGTGACCTTATGGTTATCAag ATCAGTGGAGGAACTTTGAAGGACAAACCAATCGTGTGGATAGATTCTGGAATCCATGCTAGGGAATGGATCTCCGTAACCACAGCTGTGTACATCGCTACGCAG CTTGTAGAAAAGTACAATAGTGAAAAAGATGTGAAGGTGCTGGTTGATAGTTATGAATGGTACATAATGCCGTGTGCGAATCCTGATGGTTACGAGTATAGCCATACTaaa TATAAACTTGCCAGCATAGGCGTGAAAGCGTTGAAATCTATCCATGGAACTTATTTCGAAATAGGACCATCTACAAATCTTCTGT ACCTAGCATCGGGTGGAGCAGACGACTGGGCTTACGGTGTTGCAGGGGTGAAATATTCCTACACTGTAGAACTGAGAGATACAGGGAAATACGGTTTTTTCATTCCTACTAAACAAATCATCCCAACGGGAGAGGAGACTTTTGTTGCTGTTAAAGCTATAGCAGTGGCCTTGAAAAGTGAACTGTACAACAACTAG
- the LOC143247032 gene encoding carboxypeptidase B-like isoform X1 yields the protein MLRSFSCPDCLKGLRSQATMICRSVFLLLVLNLLYNGCGKPESDRKKHFSGYKVLRLFPSNSQQLEALHDLVENNDLELDFWMHTSTVNQSVDVMIPPKYNQEMEQFIADNYIPRTVFLDDVEKAIQDEGGSLVYDDLSREPKDFFAKYQRLKEIYDYMESLVSEHPNIASNISIGKSYEGRDLMVIKISGGTLKDKPIVWIDSGIHAREWISVTTAVYIATQLVEKYNSEKDVKVLVDSYEWYIMPCANPDGYEYSHTKNRLWRKTRSHTNSRRGCRGVDPNRNWSFKWNKGGASKRKCSDIYAGPKAFSELETKALSDFLLSKSNRVKLYLAVHSYAQMWLTPWGWTSQLPADYEDQYKLASIGVKALKSIHGTYFEIGPSTNLLYLASGGADDWAYGVAGVKYSYTVELRDTGKYGFFIPTKQIIPTGEETFVAVKAIAVALKSELYNN from the exons ATGCTCCGTAGTTTTTCTTGTCCAGATTGTTTGAAAGGTTTACGTAGTCAAGCAACGATGATCTGTCGTTCAGTGTTTTTACTACTGGTGCTAAACCTACTCTATAATGGGTGCGGCAAGCCAGAGTCCGacagaaaaaaacactttagCGG TTATAAAGTGCTGAGACTCTTCCCATCAAATAGCCAACAGCTTGAGGCTCTTCATGACCTTGTGGAAAATAATGACTTAGAG CTCGATTTCTGGATGCATACATCTACTGTGAACCAATCTGTTGACGTCATGATTCCCCCCAAATATAACCAGGAGATGGAGCAGTTTATAGCAGATAATTACATCCCCCGGACAGTATTTCTTGATGATGTCGAGAA AGCTATCCAGGATGAAGGAGGATCACTCGTGTACGATGATCTCAGCCGTGAACCAAAAGATTTCTTTGCGAAGTATCAACGCTTAAAAGAG aTTTATGACTATATGGAATCCCTCGTTTCTGAACACCCTAATATTGCTTCAAATATATCAATAGGGAAGTCCTACGAAGGTCGTGACCTTATGGTTATCAag ATCAGTGGAGGAACTTTGAAGGACAAACCAATCGTGTGGATAGATTCTGGAATCCATGCTAGGGAATGGATCTCCGTAACCACAGCTGTGTACATCGCTACGCAG CTTGTAGAAAAGTACAATAGTGAAAAAGATGTGAAGGTGCTGGTTGATAGTTATGAATGGTACATAATGCCGTGTGCGAATCCTGATGGTTACGAGTATAGCCATACTaaa AATAGACTCTGGCGTAAGACACGGTCACATACAAACTCACGTAGAGGCTGTAGAGGTGTGGATCCTAACAGAAACTGGAGCTTTAAGTGGAATA AAGGTGGCGCCAGTAAAAGGAAATGTTCCGATATATATGCTGGACCGAAAGCATTCTCAGAACTCGAAACTAAAGCCCTTTCCGACTTTCTTTTGTCAAAAAGCAATAGAGTAAAGTTATACCTTGCTGTACATTCTTACGCTCAGATGTGGCTTACCCCGTGGGGTTGGACATCACAACTTCCCGCAGATTATGAAGACCAG TATAAACTTGCCAGCATAGGCGTGAAAGCGTTGAAATCTATCCATGGAACTTATTTCGAAATAGGACCATCTACAAATCTTCTGT ACCTAGCATCGGGTGGAGCAGACGACTGGGCTTACGGTGTTGCAGGGGTGAAATATTCCTACACTGTAGAACTGAGAGATACAGGGAAATACGGTTTTTTCATTCCTACTAAACAAATCATCCCAACGGGAGAGGAGACTTTTGTTGCTGTTAAAGCTATAGCAGTGGCCTTGAAAAGTGAACTGTACAACAACTAG
- the LOC143247032 gene encoding carboxypeptidase B-like isoform X2 → MLRSFSCPDCLKGLRSQATMICRSVFLLLVLNLLYNGCGKPESDRKKHFSGYKVLRLFPSNSQQLEALHDLVENNDLELDFWMHTSTVNQSVDVMIPPKYNQEMEQFIADNYIPRTVFLDDVEKAIQDEGGSLVYDDLSREPKDFFAKYQRLKEIYDYMESLVSEHPNIASNISIGKSYEGRDLMVIKISGGTLKDKPIVWIDSGIHAREWISVTTAVYIATQNRLWRKTRSHTNSRRGCRGVDPNRNWSFKWNKGGASKRKCSDIYAGPKAFSELETKALSDFLLSKSNRVKLYLAVHSYAQMWLTPWGWTSQLPADYEDQYKLASIGVKALKSIHGTYFEIGPSTNLLYLASGGADDWAYGVAGVKYSYTVELRDTGKYGFFIPTKQIIPTGEETFVAVKAIAVALKSELYNN, encoded by the exons ATGCTCCGTAGTTTTTCTTGTCCAGATTGTTTGAAAGGTTTACGTAGTCAAGCAACGATGATCTGTCGTTCAGTGTTTTTACTACTGGTGCTAAACCTACTCTATAATGGGTGCGGCAAGCCAGAGTCCGacagaaaaaaacactttagCGG TTATAAAGTGCTGAGACTCTTCCCATCAAATAGCCAACAGCTTGAGGCTCTTCATGACCTTGTGGAAAATAATGACTTAGAG CTCGATTTCTGGATGCATACATCTACTGTGAACCAATCTGTTGACGTCATGATTCCCCCCAAATATAACCAGGAGATGGAGCAGTTTATAGCAGATAATTACATCCCCCGGACAGTATTTCTTGATGATGTCGAGAA AGCTATCCAGGATGAAGGAGGATCACTCGTGTACGATGATCTCAGCCGTGAACCAAAAGATTTCTTTGCGAAGTATCAACGCTTAAAAGAG aTTTATGACTATATGGAATCCCTCGTTTCTGAACACCCTAATATTGCTTCAAATATATCAATAGGGAAGTCCTACGAAGGTCGTGACCTTATGGTTATCAag ATCAGTGGAGGAACTTTGAAGGACAAACCAATCGTGTGGATAGATTCTGGAATCCATGCTAGGGAATGGATCTCCGTAACCACAGCTGTGTACATCGCTACGCAG AATAGACTCTGGCGTAAGACACGGTCACATACAAACTCACGTAGAGGCTGTAGAGGTGTGGATCCTAACAGAAACTGGAGCTTTAAGTGGAATA AAGGTGGCGCCAGTAAAAGGAAATGTTCCGATATATATGCTGGACCGAAAGCATTCTCAGAACTCGAAACTAAAGCCCTTTCCGACTTTCTTTTGTCAAAAAGCAATAGAGTAAAGTTATACCTTGCTGTACATTCTTACGCTCAGATGTGGCTTACCCCGTGGGGTTGGACATCACAACTTCCCGCAGATTATGAAGACCAG TATAAACTTGCCAGCATAGGCGTGAAAGCGTTGAAATCTATCCATGGAACTTATTTCGAAATAGGACCATCTACAAATCTTCTGT ACCTAGCATCGGGTGGAGCAGACGACTGGGCTTACGGTGTTGCAGGGGTGAAATATTCCTACACTGTAGAACTGAGAGATACAGGGAAATACGGTTTTTTCATTCCTACTAAACAAATCATCCCAACGGGAGAGGAGACTTTTGTTGCTGTTAAAGCTATAGCAGTGGCCTTGAAAAGTGAACTGTACAACAACTAG